In Spirosoma sp. KUDC1026, the sequence TTTCTGCGTTTCGCCAGAAGCCCGTAAATGGACTTAACAAAGGGCCAAAAGCGGGGATTGCTCCCCAGGGGCGGTTAGCAGCCCAGATCAGCAATAGGGTGATTGCCAGCGAAAGAGTAGCCTTTACGTAGTTCACAGGAACGGCAGAAACGTGGTGCTGCAAATTGCACGTTACGCGCTCATAAACAAAATTTTTGCGTGAAGCAGTCGCGCGAAGCAGTATAGTACACGACGGTGCTTCTTCACAAAACGGTAATTTGGCCGTTGGCGGATTGATTGTTTACCTTCGGATACTCATACTCAACTGTCATGCTGTTCATCCGTTTCCTTGTTTGTTGTTTATCGCTGGTTATGGCTACACTCCCTACTGCTCCTTCCTTCGACGTACAGGGCCACCGGGGCTGTCGGGGACTAATGCCCGAAAACACCGTTCCCGCCTTTAAACGAGCTCTGGATGAGAACGTAACCACGCTGGAAATGGACGTCGTCATCAGCCGGGATAGGCAGGTAGTTGTCTCACATGACCCGTATATGAACGCCGATTTCAGCACCGATCCGGCGGGGAATCCAGTCGACAAAAAATCCCAGAAAGAACTGGTTCTTTTTCAGATGGATTATACCGACATCAAACGCTATGACGTAGGTGTACGGGGCAATAGCGCTTTCCCGGAGCAACAGAAACTTAGCACGTATAAGCCACTGCTCACCGAGGTGATTGCTGCTGCCGAAGCTTATCAAAAAGAGAGAAACCGGCCACCGGTTTCGTACAACATTGAGCTAAAGAGTGAACCGTCTGAGTACAACAAAAGCCAGCCAGAGCCCGCTCTTTTCTGTGATCTGGTCCAGGCCATACTGCGTGATCAGCTCCCGGCCGGACGCATCACGATTCAAAGTTTTGACTTTGCGATTCTGCAACAATGGAAAAAACAGATAGACGCGGGTAAGTACCCCACCGTTCGGCTGTCGGCACTGGTTTCTAATTTACGAGGACCGGAGAAAAATCTGGACGAGCTTGGTTTCAAACCTGACATTTACAGTCCATACCATAAGTTAATGACCAGAAAACAGCTTGACTATTTACATGAGCAGCATATTCAGGTTATTCCCTGGACAGTTAATCAACGTAGTGATATGGAGCGTTTGAAACGTTGGGGTGTGGATGGTTTGATTACGGACTATCCAGACCGGGCCAAGGATTTATAAACCAAGCCTTACCTTTACCTGTTTTTACACCAAATCCGGTTCTATGTCGGTTTATCTATAAATTGCCAGTATGACTTTCCTCAACACCACGCTGAAATGGCTCCTAAAACGGCGTTTGCCGCGTATCGAGCGCATGATGACTCATCCCGGCGCGGTGCAGCAACAGGTTTTTTCGCAACTCATCCGGTCCGGACAACATACTGTCTGGGGGCGGCAGTACGGCTACAAGTCGATAAAAACCGTTCAGGATTTTCAGAAGCAGGTGCCGGTTTCGGGTTACGAAGAGCTATTTCCGTACATCGAGCGGGTTATGAAAGGCGAGAACCGAGTGCTTTGGCCCTCGCCTGTTCGCTGGTTTTCCAAATCATCCGGCACTACCAACGCCCGTAGCAAGTTTATCCCCGTCACAACCGAGTCGCTGGACGAGAGCCATTTTAAGGGTGGTAAGGACATGATGGCGATGTACATTGCCAACAATCCCGAAAGCCGGACTTTTGAAGGCAAAGGCTTGTCAATCGGCGGCAGCCTTCATGCCAACCCCTACAGCGTCAACAGCGCGGCCGGAGACGTATCGGCTGTCGTAATGAAAAACCTGCCTAGCTGGGCCCAATATATCCGGACACCCTCCATCGACGTCGCGCTCATGGACGAATGGGAAGCGAAACTCGATCGAATGGCAGAGGTTACCATGCATGAGAACGTAACGAGCATGCTGGGGACGCCCACCTGGGGGCTGGTATTGATCGACAAGATTCTGGCTAAAACAGGCTGCTCAAATATTCTGGAGGTCTGGCCAAACTTTGAACTGATGGTACACGGAGCCGTCAACTTCCAGCCGTACCGCAACTTATTTCAACACCAGGTTTTTCCCTCGAAAGGTGTTTTCTATCAGGAAGTTTACAACGCATCAGAAGGCTTTTTCGCCATTCAGGACGACCTGAGTCGCATCGGCGAAATGCTGCTGATGCTGGATTACGGCATTTTCTACGAGTTTGTCCCCCTCCACGAAGCCGATCAGCCGTTCCCGAAAGCACTGACCATTGACGAGGTAGAACTGGACAAAAACTATGCCCTGGTTGTCTCGACCAACGGTGGACTATGGCGGTATAAGATCGGCGATACGGTCCGCTTTACGTCGCTGTATCCGCACCGGCTCAAAGTCAGCGGGCGAACCAAGCATTTTATCAACGCCTTTGGCGAGGAGCTGATCGTCGACAACGCCGAGCAGGCCATTACCCGCGCCTGTGAACAAACTGGTGCCCGCATTTCGGACTATACCGCTGGACCAGTTTATATGGCAAACGGCGCCAACGGCTGCCACGAGTGGGTCATCGAGTTTGCCCAGGAACCGTATGATCAGCAAAAATTCGACAGAATTCTGGACGAAACACTCCGTCAGGTCAACTCGGACTACGACGCCAAGCGTTACCGTGATATGGTACTTAAGCAACCAATTATCCATACGGTACCCCGCGGAACATTCTACGCCTGGATGAAACAGCGCGGCAAACTGGGTGGTCAGCATAAAGTACCTCGTCTGGCTAACACGCGGGAATACCTGGATGATATTCTGGGTAATTCACTGCTGCGCGCTAACCCCTGATTAACTTTTTCTCGCGTAATAAAGCGAGCGTCATTACGTCCTTGTCGGAATTTGATACAACCTGCTTTAATACCTCGCAGACAAATAGTTCGTGGTCACCCGCGTCAACGGAGTGGAGCACCCGACACTGCGCGTAACCAATGGCTTCGGTCAGGTAAGGACAGCCACGATCGTCGAGCTTGTGCGGTAAGTTTTTGAATTTGTCCTTGTCCCGGCCAGACTGTTGCCCCAGTTTACGGATCAGTTTTGTCTGATCACTAGCCAGCAGGTTGACGTTCAGTAGACCACTCTCGCGAACCAACTCAATCGTATAATCCGTCTTGTAAAGAGCAACAGACAGTACTTTGCCGCCCATATCGGTCTGCATCAGCCAGGTTACAATATTGGCGTTGTAGCGAGCTGGGTTCCCCGCAGCGGTCGTGATGCTATGAACATCGTAATTCTTATATTTTAAAAGTCGTTTCGCCATTTCCCCTGTCCTTTCTGTTCCCCGGCCACAATGCTTACTTTTGTGTCGAACGAAGGTCCGGCTGTCGGTGTTTTACCTACGTACGCCAATTATCCGGATTAGGTCCTGTCTCATGAAATCTTTCGATATCCCAGCCTACTACCGAAGTAATATTATTACGCCCCTGAAGGAATTCAGGCGGAAACGCGACAAGCTGAAACGGGATTTCACCCCTACTCTACTCGATTTTGGTCCGATTCGTTTCTACGTAGCCCGGCATTTCGGCTTTTGCTACGGGGTCGAGAACGCAGTCGAAATTGCGTATAAAGCTATTGCCGAGAATCCGGGGAAGCGAATTTTCCTGCTCAGCGAAATGATTCATAATCCGGACGTTAATGCTGATTTACAGAGCCGGGGGGTACAATTCATTATGGATACTTCCGGCAGGCAGCTTATTTCCTGGGCAGAGCTGACACCAGACGATGTGATCATTATACCGGCGTTTGGCACGACACTCGAAACCCAGCAGCAGCTCAGTACCATCGGACTGGACGTAGCAAAATACGATACGACCTGTCCGTTTGTCGAGAAAGTATGGAATAAAGCCGGGCAGATCGGGCAGAAAAACTACACCATTGTAGTGCACGGTAAACCCAGTCATGAGGAAACCCGCGCTACGTTCTCGCATAGCAAGGAAAATGGCGCGACGGTAGTGGTTAAAGATATGGCCCAGGCGCGTCGGTTAGCGATGTATATCACCGCAGAGCTCTCTGCCGAGCAGTTTTATACCGAGTTTGCCGGACAATATTCGGCGGGCTTTGAACTCGAACGTGATCTGCAACGAATTGGTGTTGTTAATCAGACAACCATGCTGGCATCTGACACGCAAGGCATCGCCGATTATTTGAAGCAGGTCATGATTGATAAATACAGTCTGGCTCCTGACCAGGTCGACGCCCATTTTGCGAACACGCGCGACACGCTCTGCTACGCTACCAATGACAACCAGGATGCTACGTATGCGCTCCTGACGTACGAGGCTGATTTCGCTATCGTGGCGGGAGGCTACAATTCATCCAATACGTCGCATATTGTCGAATTATGCGAAGAAAAGCTCCCGACCTATTTTATCGAATCCGAGAAAAAGATTCTCTCTGATACGCTGATCCGGCATTACGATAGCTCCAAGAAGGATGAAGTCGTTACTGAACAGTTCTTGCCTGCTACGCGTCCGATTTCGGTACTGCTGACCTGCGGAGCCTCCTGCCCCGACGCTGTTGTCGAAGGCATTATGCTGAAACTGGTCAGTTATTTTCCGGATGCTTTGTCCATCGATCAGGTTATGGTTCCCTTCAACGCTTAACTACCGGATTCGGACCAGCACTTCCCGGCTTTCGTTGTTGAGCCGGTCTAGTGCTGTAACGACATAGGTATAGCGCTTACCCTGCTCGGCTGTCTTGTCGATAAAATGCGTAGTTTCCTCGCCGTTGCAGCGGGCAATGATAAAGCGGGGATCGTCGAGTCTAACGTGCGCCTGACGGCCATCAAACCGGTACACTAGATACGCATTGGCCCCGTCGCCGTCCAGAGCCTCGGCCGACTGATGCCAGGTCAATTCAACACCATCTGCCGTATCGGCGGCTTTCAGGTTGCGAGGTGGCATGGGTGGGATACTGTCCAGCCAGGGCATTGTTGGAACCAGCGCTGTGTACCGGTAGAAATTGGTTTGCAGTGAATCCCGAATAGCCATCGGGTTTTTTTTCAAATCCCGGGCGCTGAAAAAGACACTTCCCTGTATCCGTTGCTGCTGACGGTTGTAACGCATTTGATTGGGGAATTCGGTTTCCCGCCACCAGCCCGGATCACGTTCGGAGCCTTTTCCTACCCGGTAGGCAGCATGACCAATGTAAAGTTGGGCTTTACCCGTGTTTTTTGTCCACCAGTCTACCAGCGTTTTATAGGGAACCCGGTTGAACTCGGAACTGAAATATACCTGCGGAACAATGTAGTCGATCAAGCCTTCGCGCGCCCACTTTCGGGTATCGGCGTAGAGTTCGTAGTACGACTGACCACCGTTGGTTGCCGAACCGTCCGGGTCGTTACGTTGGTTCTTCCAGATACCAAAAGGGCTGATACCAAATTTTACCCAGGGCTTATAGGCCCGAATCGAATCCCGCAACTCGGTAACCAGCTTCGTTACGTTGTCGCGTCGCCAGTCGTCCTTTTTCATGCCGTTGTAATTGGCCTGGTACGTACTGTCGTCCTTCAATACCTGCCCCGGAATGGCATACGGATAAAAATAATCATCGAAATGGATACCGTCGACGTCGTACTCCCGAACAACATTGGCCACGATTCCGGCAATGTACGAGCGTACTGCCGGAACACCCAGATTGAAGAGTTTGCGCCCACCGTACGACAGCATCCATTCCGGTTTTTGATGCATAATATTCGTTGGAGCAATACTGGCTTTAGGACTGGCAACCGCCCGATCCAGATTAAACCAGGCATGAAATTCCATACCTCGCCGATGAGCTTCTTCGATCATGAATTCCAGCGGATCGTAGAACGGTTCCGGGGCTAATCCCTGGCGCCCCGTCAGCCATTCGGACCAGGGTTCAGAACTCTTCGCATAAAACGCATCGGCCGCCGATCGAATCTGTACTACTACGGCATTGAGCCCTGTCTGCTGTTGCTGGTCGAAATACGCCAGCAGTTCCTGTTGCTGACTATCGGACAGCATTCCTTTTTTACTGGGCCAGTCGATGTTATCGACCGTAGCAATCCAGGCCGCCCGAAACTCCCGTTTGGGTGGTGCTGGTGTCGGCAAAACAATCTCTTCATCGAAAACTTCGATGGGGACCGCCTGTACTAACGGCTTGCTTGGCTTTTGTTTGGTGGTCGTTGACTCTGATTTAACCGTATTGGGGCGTTGCGTAACGGGAGCAGGTTGTTTGGCAACCGGCCGGGGAGGCACTTTTCGAACGGTTACAGGCTTCGCCCGACGGCAGCCCGCTAATAGAACCAGGAAACAGAAAAGAACAGCGTAAGCAACTCGACGCATCAGGCAAAACAGTTAATTGCCAAAAATAAGGATAGTCTGGCTGTTGGCGTTTATTAAGCGGTGGTTTTGTCTTTTTTTCTGATTGCCTGGTTGCCTGATGATCGGCAGGCATCGCTGCAATAAACTACTTGATCCCAGTCCCGTTCCCATTTTTTCCTCCAGCTGAATGGCCGATTGCAAACCGGGCATATTTTCGTTGGCAAATCTGATTTTTTACGCATTTTCATACACAAAAAGCTATTTTTAGTAACTACAAGTATTGTAAAATTTGGCCAAAACAAACAAATAGCCTCTTTTCGTAAGGATATACTCCCTATCTTCAGCCCTCTAAACGTTCTGTACTTATCCATTTACCATACCTGCGCTGCCTTCTGTTTTTGCCAGACAACAGGCGTTGGTACAGTCATATCAAGCACGGTTGCCGCTTGTAACTTGTCTGTTTGGCTACTAAGTGAAAACCCTTAATTTTGTGCCGCTAAAAGTCAGGATACGTATTTTTCGTTTTGAATTTTGAAAAAATCCAACATGTTTTTAGATTTTTCTGTTTAAGGCGTAATTAAATCAGACTATCCTATTACTAATATAAATCAGACTTCACGTACGTATGAGCCACAAATTAGATCAGATAGATCGTAATGTATTAGAAATTCTTCAGGCGAATGCCAAAATCACTAACGCTCAGTTGTCAAAGGAAATTGGTCTTTCTCCTGCGCCAACGCTGGAGCGGGTGAAGAAGCTCGAAACCTCAGGCATTATCCAGAGCTACCACGCGCAGCTGAACCGGGAAAAAGTTGGTCTGGGCGTAACGACCTTCGTTATGGTAACACTGGTTGGCCACAAAAAAGACACGACGATGTCGTTCGTCGACAAGGTTAATAGTATTCCAGAAATTATCGAATGTCACCACATCACGGGCTCGGGCGATTTTCTGCTGAAAGTTATTTCGAAGGACATTGCCTCGTACCAGGCGCTGATGCTGGACGTTATTAACGAAATTAACGAGGTAGCCAGCACTCAAACAATGGTTATCATGTCAACCTTCAAGGAAAGTAAAGTGCTGCCTATCCCTTGATTAGCATAAACGACAAGTAAGCAAAATGCCCTACGGAAACGCGTTTCCGTAGGGCATTTTGCTTGGTTAATGGCTGTTACTTTTGCTTTCTACGTTCCTCACGGCGCGATTTTTTCAACTCGTCCAGCATCTTTTTTGCTTCCTTATGCTGACTGGACTTCCGGTCGGCTTTGTCCATCACTTCTTTGAAATAGGCTTGAGCCTGGTCATACTGCTTTTCCTGGATAGCAATCTTACCCAGCGCCAGCACTGACGACCAATAGTACCCTGCTCCCAGGGCATTGGTTTTCTTGGCAAAGTCAATTGACATCTGGTAATATCGCTTGGCTTCCGTCGGGTTGTGATAAAACAACTGGTTTATATAACCCAGAATATAGGCTGCCGTCCGTCCACTCACGCCTTCGTAACCGGACTGCGTTTTTTCCACTTTCACCAGAATATCTTTCGAAATCCGTTCGGCTTCTGCCAGTTTTCCCAATACAAAGGCCGAGCGAGCGTAATAGCGCTCAAAAAATGGGTTGTCCGGATACTGCTCATACATGTACTTGGACATATCATACGCCTTATCATACTGATTCTCTGTGCTGTAAATCTGCACCAGAAAGTAGCGGGCCTCTACCCGGGTGTAGAAAGCCGTGTTGGCTGTTTTCTCCAGTTGTTTAATGCCAACCTGCTTATTCCCTTTGGGAAAGAACGCCAGAATAGGCTTCAGGATCGGGTAATTTTCTGGAATCCACTGCGCGTAGAAGTTATAGATTCCATCGCCAAACAACAGTTCGGGACTGAAATCAGCGCTTCCTTTGCACTGATCGAAGTATTTCAGCGCGTTTTTTCCCGCAAAGGTTGCCTTGGCCCATTTCTTCCGTTCGGCATATAACCGACCTTTAAACGCATAGGCGGCTGCCAGAAAGAAAGCCGGTTCAAGCTTGTTCTTGCTATTGTCATACAGCTTTTCGGCCAGCGTGATCGTTGAGTCCATATACGATAAACAGCGGTCATCGTAACCGGTAATATCCGTATTGGGCACAATTTTCCACCACTCGGCCAGACCCATCAGAAAATAAGGCATAGGGTGTTTCGGATACCGCAGGTGCAGCCACCGAAATTCCTTGTCGGCTTCGTAGAATTTGTAGTTGTACATCTGATTGATGGCCTCCGCCGACTCAATCTGTACTCCGGGATGCTTCAGCAGCCCGTCATATACTTTATCAAACGCCGACGGATCGTAGAGTTGAGCCTTTGCCAAGGCAGCAATAGCCACAAACCATACCGTCAACAGTAGTTTATTCATTCGTCAGGATTTCATTTTCTTCTATCAACGTAATCCGTTGACAGTCCGTTTATACCGGCTTATTTTTAAAGAAATTTTGTTGGCGTCGGACTGGTGGCCGTATCTTTGATTTTGCGCTGACACCAACATGCTAACGATTAAAGACAAAACCTTCGTTCCGTTTATTACGGCCGATACCATTCAGGCCCGGATTCAAGAGCTTGCTGGGCAGATAAATCAGGATTACGCAACCCGCCAGCCACGTATCATCATTGTTCTGAACGGTGCCTTCATCTTTGCCGCCGATCTGATCAAACATCTAACAATTACCTGCGAGATCACGTTTATTCGGGTTGCCTCCTACTCCGCCACCCAATCGACGGGGCAATTGAAACAGATCATTGGCTTAAACGAACCGGTCGCCAATCAGGACCTGATCGTGATTGAAGATATTGTCGATACGGGTTTTACCATCTGCGAAATCTGCGATCAGCTTAAGGCCCAACAACCTGCTTCGCTGTCGATTGCTACGTTACTGTTCAAACCGGTCGCGCTCAGAAAGCCAATAGATTTACAGTACGTTGGTTTCGAGATTGAGAACCGATTCGTGCTTGGATACGGTCTGGATTATGACGGACTGGGACGCAACACACAGGACATTTTTGTGCTGGTAGAAGCCTGACTTTTAGCGATCCACTTCGCCCATTACCAGATCAACCGAGCCAATAACAGCGACCAGATCGGCCAGCATACTACCCCGGCTGATTTCGGGAATGACCGACAGGTTATGAAAACAGCACGAGCGGGCTTTGCAACGTACCGGCACGTCTGACTTACCGTCTGTCCGGAAAAAGAAGCCCAATTCTCCTTTCGCGCTTTCGGCTCTGATGTAAAAATCCATCGCCTTGGGACGAATTTTCTTGGGCACTACCGCCTGCGGATCATAATCGCGGGTCCGGCGATAATTGCCTTGGAGCTGATCCAGACATTGCTCTATGATTTTGATAGATTCGTAACACTCCAGCACCCGAACATTGTTCCGGTCCCAGCAGTCGCCAACTGTTCCCATCTGACCCATTCCGATGGGAACATCAAAATCCAGTTCAGGGTAAACCGAATACCCATCGACCCGGCGTAAATCATACCGCAGACCCGATCCACGCAGCACCGGGCCGGTACAGCCGTAGTTGATGGCAACATCCAGTGGAAGCACCCCTACATTGGCAGTACGTTTGATGAAGATTTCGTTTTCGATCACGAGCTGCTGCATCTCAACCAGCTTTGGTTTGAGATAGGTCACAAACTCCCGGCAACGCTCTTCAAAACCAACGGGCAGATCGTAGAACAAGCCGCCAACCCAAATGTAATTATAGAGCATCCGGGCGCCGGTGACCCATTCCAGTAAGCGTTGAATGTGCTCCCGGTCGCGCATGAGCCAGAGAAAGGGCGTATAGGCACCGATATCCAGTGCATACGTACCGACGCCCACAAAGTGAGCCGCAATCCGGTTCAGTTCGGCAACCAGCACCCGGATGTATTCGGTCCGCTTAGGGATATCGTTTTGGATGCCCAGCATGCGCTCAACACCCATTACATAAGCGTGTTCGCAGTTCATAGCTGCCAGATAGTCCAGCCGATCAACGAATGGGATAATCTGATTAAAAGGCAACGACTCAGCATGTTTGTCGAAACAGCGGTGCAGGTAGCCGATATGCGGCACTACGTCACGGATGATTTCGCCATCGGTAACGACCTCAAGCCGCAGAACCCCGTGGGTAGACGGGTGCTGCGGTCCCATATTGAGAATCATTTCGCCTTCCTCGAGCATCTCGGGCCGATAAACACCCGGTGCCGATGCCCGAAAATGCCCGGGTGCGTATTCGTATTGAATTGTTTGGGTTGCCATTCTACGGTCAAAGGTCGCCAGCGCACTGCCGAAAGTCAAAAACTAATTCGTAATTCATGGGCTAATGAGCTACAAATCATGGCTTTTTCTTAAAGATTCATTTGCCATATCGAAACGCATTTCGTATTTTTGCGCTCTTTATTGAGAAAACGAACTTAAGCAATGGCAAAGAAAGGCGCCAATAGAATCCAGGTTATTCTGGAATGCACCGAGCAGAAAGACAGCGGTGTTCCCGGTATGTCCCGGTATATCACGACGAAAAACCGGAAAAATACCCCCGCTCGTATCGAGCGTAAAAAGTACAACCCCTTCCTGAAGAAGGTAACGCTGCATAAAGAAATTAAATAAGGAACGTGTGGCCTGTTCTATCTGTTTATAAGCCAGATATAGACCACTTATCGCTTTACAGACATGGCAAAAAAGGTAGTTGCAACCCTGAAAACGAAGGACAACGGTAAATCTTTCGCTAAGATTATCAAAGCCGTTAAGTCGCCCGTAACCGGCGCTTATACCTTCAAAGAAGAAATGGTTCCGGTTGACGAAGTTCAGGCCGCCCTGAAAGCCTAACCTAGTTTTTTCGGAAAACGAGCAGGTCCCACCGCCCAACGGCATGTGGGACTTTTTTTGTTATAGCTTTGTTGAAAAGAAGGGCAAAAGTCCAATGGACTGGTTAACAGCTCTTTTAACTTTTGACCCTAGATGTTTGCTTATTAGTTATGGCTCTATTTGGCTTTTTCTCAAAAGAAAAGAAAGAAACGCTCGACAAAGGGCTGGAGAAAACAAAAGACAGTTTCTTCTCCAAACTCGGCCGCGCCGTAGTCGGCAAAGCTACCGTTGATGAAGAGGTACTGGACGAACTGGAAAACGTCCTCATTTCGTCGGATGTTGGGGTTGAGACGACCGTTAAGATCATCAACCGGATTGAAGAACGGGTGGCCAGAGATAAGTACATGGGCACCGACGAACTTGATCGGATTTTGCGGGAAGAAATCGCGGCCCTGCTTGCTACATCAGGCAACACGAGCGTAACGGAGGACTTTGAGCTTCCAGCCGATAAGAAGCCTTATGTTATCATGGTTGTCGGCGTCAACGGCGTTGGCAAGACAACAACGATTGGCAAACTGGCCGCCCAATTTCACAAACGGGGCAAACAGGTAGTCCTGGGCGCGGGTGATACGTTCCGGGCCGCTGCCGTTGATCAGCTCAAACTTTGGGGCGACCGCGTGGGTGTTCCGGTTATTTCGCACGGCATGAACACCGACCCATCGGCGGTTGCCTTTGATGCCGTCAAAAAAGCCACAGAGATGAACGCCGACGTTGTCATCATCGACACGGCAGGTCGCCTGCATAATAAAGTTAACCTCATGAACGAGCTGACCAAGATCAAACGGGTTATGCAGAAATTCACACCCGATGCCCCGCACGAAGTACTGCTCGTACTGGACGGTTCGACGGGTCAGAACGCGTTCATTCAGGCGACTGAATTTACGAAAGCAACCGAAGTAACGGCATTGGCCATTACCAAGCTGGACGGTACAGCCAAGGGTGGCGTTGTGATCGGCATATCTGATCAGTTCAAGATTCCCGTCAAATACATTGGCGTTGGCGAGAAGATAGACGATTTACAAGCGTTTGATAAGACGGAGTTTGTAGATTCGTTCTTTAAGCGATAACGACTTGTTATGGCAATCGTAGCAGATTTGGAGGCTGTGCATAGAGACGTTACGCGGCTGATGCAGCGCGTTTACGGCGATCGATTAACCAAAATTATTCTGTATGGTTCCTACGCCCGTGGCGATTTCCATGAAGAGACGGACATCGATTACCTGGTTGTCCTGCACGATGAAAAGGTATCGGCTTTTATGGAAGCGGCCAACACTCGCCCCGCGATCAGTGAAGTATTTGATGATTCGGGTATTGAGGTCTCGACAATAGTTGTCTCAAATGACCAGCTGATCAATTCAAATCGTTTTTTTTATCGTCAGGTACGAAAAGACGGGGTCTGCATTTATGAGCGAGGATCTGTTTTACAGCATTAGGAAGGCTGAAGGTTATCTATCGAACGCGAAAACGTTATTGACCACGCAATTCCCCAATGGCGCCATCACGTCAAGTTAGTATTGCTTTTTCTGGTTAGTTCGTGGGCTGCTCGCAGACAAAGATGTTTTTACAAAACGTCATTCGGCCGCTCGCGAGATGTTTTCCCTGCATTTTATAAAGACAGGTGAAATTCCAGAAATGTACAAAGACGATTTTGCTCTTCTGTTTGAGCGTCGGCAAATGGCAGATTATGATATGGATGGCGATTTTCCGATTGATGAAATTCAACGAGTGGTTAAAATCGCCGAAAACTTTCTCACGTACGTGAAAACGACCTA encodes:
- the hpt gene encoding hypoxanthine phosphoribosyltransferase → MLTIKDKTFVPFITADTIQARIQELAGQINQDYATRQPRIIIVLNGAFIFAADLIKHLTITCEITFIRVASYSATQSTGQLKQIIGLNEPVANQDLIVIEDIVDTGFTICEICDQLKAQQPASLSIATLLFKPVALRKPIDLQYVGFEIENRFVLGYGLDYDGLGRNTQDIFVLVEA
- a CDS encoding NADH-quinone oxidoreductase subunit D, with translation MATQTIQYEYAPGHFRASAPGVYRPEMLEEGEMILNMGPQHPSTHGVLRLEVVTDGEIIRDVVPHIGYLHRCFDKHAESLPFNQIIPFVDRLDYLAAMNCEHAYVMGVERMLGIQNDIPKRTEYIRVLVAELNRIAAHFVGVGTYALDIGAYTPFLWLMRDREHIQRLLEWVTGARMLYNYIWVGGLFYDLPVGFEERCREFVTYLKPKLVEMQQLVIENEIFIKRTANVGVLPLDVAINYGCTGPVLRGSGLRYDLRRVDGYSVYPELDFDVPIGMGQMGTVGDCWDRNNVRVLECYESIKIIEQCLDQLQGNYRRTRDYDPQAVVPKKIRPKAMDFYIRAESAKGELGFFFRTDGKSDVPVRCKARSCCFHNLSVIPEISRGSMLADLVAVIGSVDLVMGEVDR
- the rpmG gene encoding 50S ribosomal protein L33, with amino-acid sequence MAKKGANRIQVILECTEQKDSGVPGMSRYITTKNRKNTPARIERKKYNPFLKKVTLHKEIK
- a CDS encoding DUF4295 domain-containing protein — protein: MAKKVVATLKTKDNGKSFAKIIKAVKSPVTGAYTFKEEMVPVDEVQAALKA
- the ftsY gene encoding signal recognition particle-docking protein FtsY; the encoded protein is MALFGFFSKEKKETLDKGLEKTKDSFFSKLGRAVVGKATVDEEVLDELENVLISSDVGVETTVKIINRIEERVARDKYMGTDELDRILREEIAALLATSGNTSVTEDFELPADKKPYVIMVVGVNGVGKTTTIGKLAAQFHKRGKQVVLGAGDTFRAAAVDQLKLWGDRVGVPVISHGMNTDPSAVAFDAVKKATEMNADVVIIDTAGRLHNKVNLMNELTKIKRVMQKFTPDAPHEVLLVLDGSTGQNAFIQATEFTKATEVTALAITKLDGTAKGGVVIGISDQFKIPVKYIGVGEKIDDLQAFDKTEFVDSFFKR
- a CDS encoding nucleotidyltransferase domain-containing protein — encoded protein: MAIVADLEAVHRDVTRLMQRVYGDRLTKIILYGSYARGDFHEETDIDYLVVLHDEKVSAFMEAANTRPAISEVFDDSGIEVSTIVVSNDQLINSNRFFYRQVRKDGVCIYERGSVLQH
- a CDS encoding HEPN domain-containing protein; translated protein: MLADKDVFTKRHSAAREMFSLHFIKTGEIPEMYKDDFALLFERRQMADYDMDGDFPIDEIQRVVKIAENFLTYVKTTYA